In one Nocardia tengchongensis genomic region, the following are encoded:
- the xseA gene encoding exodeoxyribonuclease VII large subunit, producing MPVRTIAVKVAQWIDRLGAVWVEGQITQMNLRPGTRTAFLVLRDTAADMSLSVTCDPGLLRSSAVPLQEGSRVVVYGKLSFFTGRGTVSLRVTEIRPVGIGELLARIERLKALLAAEGLFDPRLKRPIPFLPNRIGLITGRASAAEHDVVTVATQRWPAARFEIRNTAVQGPTAVPQILEAIAALDANPEVDVIVLARGGGSVEDLLPFSDETLCRAIVSAKTPIVSAIGHEPDNPISDYVADLRAATPTDAAKRVVPDAAAETALLQELRSRANAALRGWVDREARALTQLRSRPVLADPLRLLDQRHDEVERLRAAAQRAVDHRLSGESTTTRHLREKLAAVGPAATLARGYAVVQRVNGKDREVVRAIEDSPPGTQLRIRVADGAISAAALGSQSLAPRPTRKDS from the coding sequence ATGCCGGTGCGGACCATCGCCGTGAAGGTGGCGCAGTGGATCGACCGGCTGGGCGCGGTGTGGGTGGAAGGTCAGATCACCCAGATGAATCTGCGCCCGGGCACGCGGACCGCGTTTCTGGTGCTGCGGGATACGGCCGCGGACATGTCGCTGTCGGTGACGTGCGATCCGGGGCTGCTGCGCAGTTCCGCGGTGCCGTTGCAGGAGGGCAGCCGGGTCGTCGTCTACGGCAAGCTGTCGTTCTTCACCGGGCGGGGCACGGTGTCGTTGCGGGTCACCGAGATTCGGCCGGTGGGCATCGGCGAGCTGCTGGCCCGCATCGAGCGGTTGAAGGCGCTGCTGGCGGCGGAGGGCCTGTTCGATCCGCGGCTCAAGCGTCCGATCCCGTTCCTGCCCAATCGGATCGGCCTGATCACCGGCCGCGCCAGCGCCGCCGAGCACGACGTGGTGACGGTCGCGACCCAGCGCTGGCCGGCGGCACGATTCGAGATCCGCAATACCGCCGTGCAGGGCCCGACCGCGGTGCCGCAGATCCTGGAGGCCATCGCGGCGCTGGACGCGAACCCGGAAGTGGACGTGATCGTGCTGGCGCGCGGCGGCGGCAGCGTCGAGGACCTGCTGCCGTTCTCCGACGAGACCCTGTGCCGCGCCATAGTTTCCGCGAAGACCCCGATCGTGAGCGCCATCGGCCACGAACCGGACAATCCGATCTCGGATTACGTGGCCGACCTGCGCGCCGCCACCCCCACCGATGCCGCCAAGCGGGTCGTCCCCGACGCCGCCGCCGAAACCGCGCTGCTGCAGGAGCTTCGGTCCCGCGCCAACGCGGCTTTGCGCGGCTGGGTGGACCGGGAGGCCCGCGCCCTGACCCAATTGCGTTCCCGCCCGGTGCTGGCCGACCCGCTGCGCCTGCTGGACCAGCGCCACGACGAGGTGGAGCGGCTGCGCGCCGCCGCCCAGCGCGCGGTCGATCATCGGCTCTCGGGCGAGTCGACCACCACCCGGCATCTGCGTGAGAAACTCGCGGCGGTCGGCCCGGCCGCCACGCTCGCCCGTGGTTACGCGGTGGTGCAGCGGGTGAACGGCAAGGACCGCGAGGTGGTCCGCGCCATCGAGGACTCACCGCCCGGCACCCAGCTCCGTATCCGGGTGGCCGACGGCGCGATCTCCGCCGCGGCCCTCGGCTCCCAATCCCTGGCTCCCCGCCCGACCCGGAAGGACTCCTGA
- a CDS encoding lipid droplet-associated protein, with product MFRPPFLARVAAGAAAYALEETRRLPATAINFPITAISQMLQTTMHLQQFVTSLALKGDAVFDRLLTQSEEQPAWATFDEDEDDELTPSFATESAYRSRFDLFTEPDPAPVPTESAAQEAAEPVITETVAAATASKAATNGHNGSAPAAVAIAPAEPEVAAEPEPAEPEPAAPEPAVETEVTPEPAVAEPAVATRFAYSEMTIAQLRARLRQLTVDDLVALLAYEQETRDRAPFVTMLTNRIATVRAQ from the coding sequence ATGTTCCGACCTCCGTTCCTGGCCCGGGTCGCCGCCGGGGCCGCCGCCTATGCGCTCGAGGAAACTCGACGGCTACCGGCGACCGCGATCAACTTCCCGATCACCGCGATCAGCCAGATGCTGCAGACCACCATGCACCTCCAGCAGTTCGTGACCAGCCTCGCTCTCAAGGGCGACGCCGTCTTCGACCGTTTGCTCACCCAGTCCGAGGAGCAGCCCGCGTGGGCCACCTTCGATGAGGACGAGGACGACGAGCTAACTCCCAGCTTCGCCACTGAATCGGCTTATCGGAGCCGATTCGACCTGTTCACCGAGCCCGACCCGGCTCCGGTGCCCACCGAATCGGCCGCGCAGGAGGCAGCCGAACCGGTGATCACCGAGACCGTCGCGGCCGCAACGGCTTCCAAGGCCGCCACCAACGGCCACAACGGCAGCGCCCCGGCTGCGGTCGCCATCGCGCCCGCCGAGCCCGAGGTCGCCGCCGAGCCCGAACCCGCCGAGCCCGAACCCGCCGCGCCCGAACCCGCCGTGGAGACCGAAGTCACCCCCGAGCCCGCGGTCGCCGAGCCCGCGGTGGCGACCCGCTTCGCCTACTCGGAGATGACCATCGCCCAGCTGCGGGCCCGGCTGCGGCAGCTGACCGTGGACGACCTGGTCGCCCTGCTCGCCTACGAGCAGGAGACCCGCGACCGCGCCCCCTTCGTCACCATGCTGACCAACCGCATCGCGACGGTCCGAGCGCAGTAG
- a CDS encoding class II fumarate hydratase: MTEYRIEHDTMGEVRVPVDAMWRAQTQRAVENFPISGRGLERAQIRALGLLKAACAAVNRDLGLLDKTKADAIIAAAAEIADGRHDDQFPIDVFQTGSGTSSNMNANEVIASIAARDGVTVHPNDDVNMSQSSNDTFPTATHLAATEAVVKELIPALDHLRLALQDKSREWKSVVKSGRTHLMDAVPVTLGQEFGGYTRQVGAGVERLLATLPRVGELAIGGTAVGTGLNAPEGFGAKVVAELAKATDLDHLSEARDHFEAQAARDALVELSGALRTVAISLTKIANDIRWMGSGPLTGLAELQLPDLQPGSSIMPGKVNPVLPEAVTQVAAQVIGNDAAIAWGGGNGAFELNVYIPVMARNVLESIRLLANVSRLFADKCVAGLVADVDRLRHLAESSPSIVTPLNSAIGYEEAAAVAKQALKEHKTIRQTVIDRGLIGDNLSLEELDRRLDVLSMAKVDGN, translated from the coding sequence ATGACCGAGTACCGGATCGAGCACGACACGATGGGTGAGGTTCGAGTCCCCGTCGACGCCATGTGGCGCGCCCAGACGCAGCGCGCGGTGGAGAACTTCCCGATCAGCGGACGGGGCCTGGAGCGCGCGCAGATTCGCGCGCTCGGCCTGCTGAAGGCGGCCTGCGCCGCGGTGAATCGCGATCTGGGCCTGCTGGACAAGACCAAGGCCGACGCCATCATCGCCGCCGCGGCCGAGATCGCCGACGGCCGCCACGACGACCAGTTCCCGATCGACGTCTTCCAGACCGGTTCGGGCACCAGCTCGAACATGAACGCCAATGAGGTGATCGCGAGCATCGCCGCCCGCGACGGCGTCACCGTGCACCCCAACGACGACGTCAACATGTCGCAGTCCTCCAACGACACCTTCCCCACCGCAACGCATCTGGCGGCCACCGAGGCGGTGGTCAAGGAACTGATCCCGGCCCTGGATCACCTGCGGCTGGCGTTGCAGGACAAGTCCCGGGAGTGGAAGTCGGTGGTCAAGTCCGGCCGCACCCACCTGATGGACGCGGTCCCGGTCACCCTCGGTCAGGAGTTCGGCGGCTACACCCGGCAGGTGGGCGCGGGCGTCGAACGCCTGCTGGCCACCCTGCCGCGGGTCGGCGAGCTGGCGATCGGCGGCACCGCGGTCGGCACCGGCCTCAACGCACCGGAGGGATTCGGCGCGAAAGTCGTTGCGGAACTGGCCAAGGCGACCGATCTCGACCACCTCTCCGAGGCGCGCGATCACTTCGAAGCCCAGGCCGCCCGCGACGCGCTGGTGGAGCTGTCGGGCGCGCTGCGCACGGTCGCGATCAGCCTGACCAAGATCGCCAACGACATTCGCTGGATGGGTTCGGGCCCGCTCACCGGCCTGGCCGAACTCCAGCTGCCGGATCTGCAGCCCGGTTCCTCGATCATGCCCGGCAAGGTGAATCCGGTACTGCCGGAAGCGGTTACGCAGGTCGCCGCGCAGGTCATCGGAAACGACGCGGCCATCGCCTGGGGCGGCGGCAACGGCGCGTTCGAATTGAACGTCTACATCCCCGTGATGGCCCGCAACGTGCTCGAGTCGATTCGGTTGCTGGCCAACGTCTCCCGCCTGTTCGCCGACAAGTGCGTCGCCGGCCTGGTCGCCGACGTGGACCGACTCCGGCACCTGGCGGAGTCCTCCCCGTCCATCGTGACCCCGCTGAATTCGGCCATCGGCTACGAGGAGGCGGCCGCCGTCGCCAAACAGGCCCTCAAAGAACACAAGACGATCCGCCAGACGGTCATCGATCGCGGCCTGATCGGCGACAACCTCTCGCTCGAGGAACTCGACCGCCGCCTCGACGTCCTGTCGATGGCGAAGGTCGACGGCAACTGA
- a CDS encoding DUF6542 domain-containing protein: MAVTQRERTEVPPSHRSILPSVPGVTAGVAVLIAVTCTFVGFLIDAQGGDELTGTFATLYVIGCLLAVLAVRFRGLFTALVLPPLLLFIAVPVSYQLLLGSARSFKLREILLNLAIPLVNRFPTMALATTLVLIVGAVRIAMHRYEGKPGADSVFDSGKARATRGRATRPGSQRTRSTDAKDPARRRFRPGDDAAGVEAGVTEAPDTESARSSRRGAGGRVAAGPPRVGSNRPAGESRRRRTPDADPAAASAAAPATEGRRRAARPEQSGAPAAEGRRRAQYGEQPPRTGERRAVPAEPPRTGERRAVPNDRARTGERRAAQPAAPEPAAGEGRRRRAQSPEQAVGRGTERHAAPAGNPAPAAEGGRRRRPQPGEVPPHPRPNVRYRERDSGRIER; encoded by the coding sequence GTGGCAGTTACCCAACGCGAGCGAACCGAGGTGCCCCCGTCGCACCGTTCGATCCTGCCGTCGGTTCCCGGCGTCACCGCCGGAGTCGCGGTACTGATCGCCGTGACGTGCACGTTCGTCGGGTTCTTGATCGACGCGCAGGGCGGCGACGAGCTCACGGGCACCTTCGCGACCCTGTATGTGATCGGCTGTCTGCTGGCCGTTCTGGCCGTCCGCTTCCGGGGTCTGTTCACCGCGCTGGTGCTGCCGCCGCTGCTGTTGTTCATCGCGGTGCCGGTGTCCTATCAGCTCCTCCTGGGCTCCGCCCGCAGCTTCAAGCTGCGCGAGATCCTGCTGAATCTGGCCATTCCGCTGGTGAACCGGTTCCCCACGATGGCGCTGGCCACCACGCTGGTGCTGATCGTCGGCGCGGTCCGCATCGCCATGCACCGCTACGAGGGCAAGCCGGGCGCCGACTCGGTCTTCGACTCCGGCAAGGCGCGCGCGACCCGCGGCCGGGCCACCCGCCCCGGTAGCCAGCGCACCCGCTCCACCGATGCCAAGGACCCCGCCAGACGACGCTTCCGGCCGGGCGACGACGCCGCCGGCGTGGAAGCGGGCGTGACCGAGGCCCCCGACACCGAGTCCGCCCGCTCGTCCCGCCGCGGGGCCGGCGGCCGGGTCGCCGCCGGGCCGCCGCGCGTCGGCTCGAACCGACCGGCCGGTGAGTCCCGCCGCCGTCGTACCCCGGACGCCGATCCGGCCGCCGCGAGCGCCGCCGCGCCCGCCACCGAGGGCCGCCGCCGGGCCGCACGCCCGGAGCAGTCCGGCGCCCCCGCCGCGGAGGGCCGCCGCCGCGCCCAGTACGGCGAGCAGCCGCCGCGCACCGGCGAGCGTCGCGCGGTTCCCGCCGAACCGCCCCGCACCGGCGAGCGCCGCGCCGTCCCGAACGACCGCGCCCGCACCGGTGAACGCCGCGCCGCGCAGCCCGCCGCCCCGGAACCCGCCGCGGGCGAGGGCCGTCGCCGCCGCGCCCAGAGTCCCGAACAGGCCGTGGGCCGCGGCACGGAGCGGCACGCCGCTCCCGCCGGCAATCCGGCCCCCGCCGCCGAGGGCGGCCGCCGTCGCCGCCCGCAGCCCGGCGAGGTGCCGCCGCACCCGCGCCCGAATGTGCGCTACCGCGAACGCGATTCGGGCCGCATCGAGCGCTGA
- a CDS encoding DNA recombination protein RmuC has protein sequence MTAPMLFALLLVFVSGLALGWLGHAARAGQRAAVAEARLAAMRDNEQLLRQSLGAASEDAARRQSHAIGALVEPLRDAVGSLDRQIREVEHNRINAYSGLREQVAGMQRMSHQLSTQTGQLVAALRAPQVRGRWGEIQLERVVELAGMARHCDFDTQVTRRGDTVVRPDLVVRLSGGRQIVVDAKVPCTAFLDAAGTEDPRERDGHLTRHARHLRNHVDQLAAKEYWAAFDPSPEFVVLFVPGDPFLDAALTTDSGLLEYAFGRNVVLATPTTLMALLRTVALGWRQEAMSEDMAVIQQLGRELYTRLGTTGRHLDRLGSQLGKAVDAYNHTVASMESRVLVTARKMHDLGVADAPPPEVRNIESWPRAVGFAGGEHGFRAGGEHGFRAGGEHGFRAGGEFEA, from the coding sequence ATGACCGCACCGATGCTGTTCGCGCTGCTTTTGGTGTTCGTTTCGGGGCTGGCCCTGGGCTGGCTCGGGCATGCCGCGCGGGCGGGGCAGCGGGCGGCGGTGGCCGAGGCGCGGCTGGCGGCCATGCGGGACAACGAGCAATTGTTGCGGCAGTCACTCGGGGCGGCCAGCGAGGACGCCGCGCGGCGGCAGTCGCATGCGATCGGCGCGCTGGTGGAGCCGCTGCGCGACGCGGTCGGCAGTCTGGACCGGCAGATCCGCGAGGTCGAGCACAACCGCATCAACGCGTATTCCGGCCTGCGCGAACAGGTCGCGGGCATGCAGCGGATGTCGCATCAGTTGTCGACGCAGACCGGGCAATTGGTGGCGGCGCTGCGCGCGCCGCAGGTCCGGGGCCGCTGGGGTGAGATCCAGCTCGAGCGGGTAGTGGAGCTGGCCGGCATGGCCCGGCACTGCGACTTCGACACCCAGGTGACCCGGCGCGGCGACACCGTGGTGCGCCCGGACCTGGTGGTGCGTCTGTCCGGCGGCCGCCAGATCGTGGTGGACGCCAAGGTGCCGTGTACCGCGTTCCTGGACGCCGCGGGCACCGAGGATCCGCGCGAACGCGACGGCCACCTCACCCGCCACGCCCGGCATCTGCGCAATCACGTGGATCAGCTGGCGGCCAAGGAGTACTGGGCGGCCTTCGACCCCTCCCCCGAATTCGTGGTGCTGTTCGTGCCCGGAGATCCGTTCCTGGACGCGGCGCTCACCACCGACTCCGGACTGCTCGAGTACGCCTTCGGTCGCAATGTGGTCTTGGCGACACCCACCACCCTGATGGCCCTGCTGCGCACGGTGGCCCTGGGCTGGCGGCAGGAGGCGATGTCGGAGGACATGGCGGTGATCCAGCAGCTGGGCCGCGAGCTCTACACCCGGCTCGGCACCACCGGCCGCCACCTGGACCGGCTGGGCTCCCAGCTGGGCAAGGCGGTCGACGCCTACAACCACACGGTGGCCTCGATGGAGTCGCGGGTGCTGGTGACCGCCCGCAAGATGCACGATCTGGGGGTCGCCGACGCCCCGCCGCCGGAGGTCCGCAACATCGAGAGCTGGCCTCGGGCGGTCGGCTTCGCCGGAGGCGAACATGGATTCCGTGCCGGAGGCGAACATGGATTCCGTGCCGGAGGCGAACATGGATTCCGTGCCGGGGGTGAATTCGAGGCCTGA
- a CDS encoding DUF4245 domain-containing protein, which yields MSYQKPRSQNDYKDLIWSLLPLVLICLVIAGIASQCSFSAKGPTQGQIPNFDVKSALTDDARHLSFPIRLPALPDSAPDKWTPNSGSHDTITGTGGGDLSTVGYISPEGTYMQLTQSNASVEALAKKYAPVKVASGSEQRGDHKWSVFAEPGSEPAWISDFGDVRILIKGAGNGAAFNALSTAVGQAQPLPRS from the coding sequence GTGTCGTACCAAAAGCCCCGCAGCCAGAACGACTACAAGGACCTGATCTGGTCCTTGCTCCCGCTGGTGCTGATCTGTCTGGTCATCGCGGGCATCGCGAGCCAGTGCTCGTTCTCCGCGAAGGGTCCGACACAGGGCCAGATTCCGAACTTCGACGTGAAGAGCGCCCTCACCGACGACGCGCGGCACCTGTCGTTCCCGATCCGCCTGCCCGCGCTCCCGGACAGCGCGCCGGACAAGTGGACCCCCAACTCGGGCAGCCACGACACCATCACCGGCACCGGCGGCGGCGACCTCAGCACGGTCGGCTACATCAGCCCCGAGGGCACCTACATGCAGCTGACCCAGTCCAACGCCAGTGTCGAGGCGCTCGCCAAGAAGTACGCGCCCGTCAAGGTCGCGAGCGGCAGCGAGCAGCGCGGCGACCACAAGTGGAGCGTCTTCGCCGAACCCGGCTCCGAGCCCGCGTGGATCTCCGACTTCGGTGACGTCCGGATCCTGATCAAGGGCGCGGGCAACGGGGCGGCCTTCAACGCCCTGTCCACCGCGGTGGGCCAGGCGCAGCCGCTGCCGCGCAGCTGA
- a CDS encoding 4-hydroxy-3-methylbut-2-enyl diphosphate reductase: MSSGIPLNVGIVRSAAGDAGAPLSSSAKRVLLAEPRGYCAGVDRAVETVEKALEKHGAPLYVRKEIVHNRHVVETLRDRGVIFVDDTEEVPEGALVVFSAHGVSPAVHESAAARNLHTIDATCPLVTKVHQEAKRFARDDFDILLIGHEGHEEVEGTAGEAPDHVQLVDGPDAVDSVTVRDENKVIWLSQTTLSVDETMETVNRLREKFPKLQDPPSDDICYATSNRQTAVKAMAPECDLVIVVGSRNSSNSVRLVEVALTAGARAAYLVDYAREVDTAWLEGIGTVGVTSGASVPEILVEGVLELLAEHGFGEVVPVTTANETLVFSLPRELRAARG; encoded by the coding sequence ATGTCCTCGGGTATCCCTTTGAACGTCGGAATCGTCCGGTCCGCGGCGGGTGATGCCGGCGCGCCGTTGAGCTCTTCTGCCAAGCGCGTACTGCTCGCCGAACCACGCGGTTATTGCGCCGGTGTGGACCGGGCGGTCGAAACAGTGGAGAAGGCGCTCGAAAAACACGGCGCCCCCCTCTATGTCCGCAAAGAAATCGTCCACAACCGGCATGTGGTGGAAACCCTGCGGGATCGCGGCGTGATCTTCGTCGACGACACCGAGGAGGTGCCGGAGGGCGCGCTCGTGGTGTTCTCCGCGCACGGCGTCTCCCCGGCCGTGCACGAATCCGCCGCCGCGCGCAACCTGCACACCATCGATGCCACCTGCCCGCTGGTCACCAAGGTGCACCAGGAGGCCAAGCGCTTCGCTCGCGACGACTTCGACATCCTGCTCATCGGCCACGAGGGCCATGAGGAGGTCGAGGGCACCGCCGGTGAGGCGCCCGACCACGTGCAGCTGGTGGACGGCCCGGACGCCGTCGACAGCGTCACCGTGCGCGACGAGAACAAGGTGATCTGGCTCTCGCAGACCACGCTGTCGGTCGACGAGACCATGGAGACGGTCAACCGCCTGCGCGAGAAGTTCCCCAAGCTGCAGGATCCGCCCAGCGACGACATCTGCTACGCCACCTCCAACCGCCAGACCGCGGTGAAGGCGATGGCGCCCGAATGCGATCTGGTGATCGTGGTCGGCTCCCGCAACTCGTCCAACTCGGTGCGGCTGGTGGAGGTCGCGCTCACCGCCGGCGCTCGCGCCGCGTACCTGGTGGATTACGCCCGCGAGGTGGATACCGCGTGGCTGGAGGGCATCGGCACGGTCGGCGTCACCTCGGGCGCCTCGGTTCCGGAGATCCTCGTGGAGGGGGTGCTGGAATTGCTGGCCGAGCACGGTTTCGGTGAGGTCGTGCCGGTCACCACCGCCAATGAGACGCTGGTTTTCTCGCTGCCTCGCGAACTCCGCGCCGCCCGCGGGTAA
- the glpX gene encoding class II fructose-bisphosphatase codes for MTASSRREAPDRNLALELVRVTEAGAMAAGRWVGRGDKEGGDGAAVDAMRQLVATVSMRGIVVIGEGEKDEAPMLYNGELVGDGTGAELDFAVDPIDGTTLMSKGSPGAISVLAVAERGAMFDPSAVFYMEKIAVGPDAADVIDLGAPIAENLRRVAKAKNSSVSDLTVCILDRPRHAEHMAAVREAGARIRLISDGDVAGAIATARPESGVDMLIGIGGTPEGIIAAAAMRCMGGALQAKLAPKDDAERQKAIDAGHDLDRILNTTDLVSGDDVFFSATGVTDGDLLKGVRYYGGGAYTQSIVMRAKSGTIRMIDGFHRLTKLREYASVDFVGDEHATMPLP; via the coding sequence ATGACCGCATCCAGCCGCCGCGAGGCACCGGACCGCAACCTCGCTCTCGAGTTGGTCCGGGTCACCGAGGCCGGGGCGATGGCCGCGGGCCGGTGGGTCGGCCGGGGTGACAAGGAAGGCGGCGACGGCGCGGCCGTGGACGCCATGCGGCAGTTGGTGGCGACGGTCTCCATGCGCGGCATCGTGGTGATCGGCGAGGGCGAGAAGGACGAAGCGCCCATGCTGTACAACGGCGAACTGGTCGGCGACGGCACCGGCGCCGAACTCGACTTCGCGGTCGACCCGATCGACGGCACCACCCTGATGTCCAAGGGCTCCCCCGGCGCCATCTCCGTGCTGGCGGTCGCCGAGCGCGGCGCCATGTTCGACCCCTCGGCCGTGTTCTACATGGAGAAGATCGCCGTCGGCCCCGACGCCGCCGATGTGATCGACCTGGGCGCGCCGATCGCGGAGAACCTGCGCCGCGTCGCCAAGGCCAAGAACTCCTCGGTCTCCGACCTCACGGTCTGCATCCTGGACCGCCCCCGCCACGCCGAGCACATGGCGGCCGTGCGCGAAGCGGGCGCCCGCATCCGCCTGATCTCCGACGGTGACGTGGCCGGCGCCATCGCCACCGCCCGCCCGGAGTCCGGCGTGGACATGCTGATCGGCATCGGCGGCACCCCGGAGGGCATCATCGCCGCGGCCGCCATGCGCTGTATGGGCGGCGCGCTGCAGGCCAAGCTGGCCCCGAAGGACGACGCCGAGCGCCAGAAGGCCATCGACGCCGGCCACGACCTGGACCGCATCCTGAACACCACCGACCTGGTCTCCGGCGACGACGTGTTCTTCAGCGCCACCGGCGTCACCGACGGCGACCTGCTCAAGGGCGTGCGCTACTACGGTGGCGGCGCGTACACCCAGTCCATCGTGATGCGCGCAAAGTCCGGCACCATCCGCATGATCGACGGCTTCCACCGCCTGACCAAGCTGCGCGAGTACGCGTCGGTGGACTTCGTGGGCGACGAGCACGCCACCATGCCGCTGCCCTGA
- a CDS encoding exodeoxyribonuclease VII small subunit, giving the protein MNDDERTEIATLGYERARDELVNVVKMLEQGGMDLDDSLALWERGEALATRCEQHLAGARKRVEDALAHRTSAE; this is encoded by the coding sequence ATGAACGACGACGAACGCACCGAGATCGCCACGCTGGGCTACGAGCGCGCTCGCGACGAATTGGTGAACGTGGTCAAGATGCTGGAGCAGGGCGGCATGGATCTCGACGATTCATTGGCGCTGTGGGAGCGCGGCGAGGCGCTGGCCACCCGCTGCGAGCAGCATCTGGCGGGTGCGCGCAAGCGGGTCGAAGACGCTCTCGCGCACCGCACTTCGGCCGAGTAG
- a CDS encoding isocitrate lyase/phosphoenolpyruvate mutase family protein, producing MSLEQQAAAFLALHQPGNPVILPTVWDAWSARLVREAGFSAITVGSHPLANSLGKPDREGMTFPEVTARIREITAAVDIPVSVDIESGYAQKPVTLIEGLLEAGAVGLNIEDTVHSEGGRLREPQEHADLVGELRRAADATGVHFVVNARTDVFIRPDTGTPEERLDSAINRLRLAAAAGADVLYPVGMHEPEVMRRLTGELPLPVNAIGVPTQGGRDHFAELGVARVSFGPFLQNALTEYANGLFGPWR from the coding sequence ATGAGCCTCGAGCAGCAAGCCGCCGCCTTTCTCGCTCTCCACCAGCCCGGAAATCCCGTGATCCTGCCGACCGTGTGGGACGCCTGGTCCGCGCGGCTCGTGCGGGAGGCCGGGTTCTCGGCGATCACCGTCGGCAGCCATCCGCTGGCCAATTCGCTGGGGAAGCCGGATCGGGAGGGGATGACCTTCCCCGAGGTGACCGCGCGGATTCGGGAGATCACCGCTGCCGTGGACATCCCCGTGTCAGTGGATATCGAATCCGGTTATGCGCAGAAGCCCGTCACCCTCATCGAAGGCCTGCTCGAGGCGGGGGCGGTCGGCCTCAATATCGAGGACACCGTGCACAGCGAGGGCGGGCGGTTGCGCGAACCGCAGGAGCATGCCGATCTGGTCGGTGAGCTGCGGCGGGCCGCCGACGCGACCGGGGTGCATTTCGTGGTGAACGCGCGCACCGATGTGTTCATCCGCCCCGACACCGGTACCCCCGAGGAGCGGCTGGACAGCGCGATCAACCGGTTGCGTCTCGCCGCGGCCGCGGGAGCCGACGTGCTCTATCCGGTCGGTATGCATGAGCCCGAGGTGATGCGGCGGCTCACCGGCGAACTGCCGTTGCCGGTCAATGCCATCGGCGTCCCCACCCAGGGCGGACGCGATCACTTCGCCGAATTGGGCGTCGCCCGAGTCAGTTTCGGGCCGTTCCTGCAGAACGCGCTCACCGAGTACGCGAACGGATTGTTCGGGCCCTGGCGCTGA